A region from the Bdellovibrio bacteriovorus genome encodes:
- the spoVG gene encoding septation regulator SpoVG, which produces MKVTEVKVFPVNEDRLKAYVSITLDNCFVVRDLKVIQGTSGLFVAMPSKKRKDGQFRDIAHPLNQETRTMIEDLIFEAYEKELKSMGETLVNLKRQKAPNSDYGDDY; this is translated from the coding sequence ATGAAAGTCACCGAGGTCAAAGTATTTCCAGTCAATGAGGACCGCCTTAAGGCCTACGTGTCCATCACTCTCGACAATTGTTTCGTCGTCCGCGACCTGAAAGTGATTCAGGGAACTAGCGGCCTTTTCGTGGCGATGCCCAGTAAAAAACGCAAAGATGGTCAGTTCCGCGATATCGCACATCCGTTAAATCAGGAAACGCGAACAATGATCGAAGACCTGATCTTTGAAGCTTATGAAAAAGAATTAAAATCCATGGGAGAAACCCTAGTAAATCTCAAACGCCAAAAGGCGCCTAACAGCGACTACGGCGACGATTACTAA
- a CDS encoding M56 family metallopeptidase has protein sequence MINNNTKVWIFILTSCLALLVVGYQLGERLGLLIGFLLSLLLNFFVFFYGESRVLAKLNARRLKGQDSWGLISKVEKISAELGMPAPAIYITPHTSANAFCVGHSWKRGSLGFTAGLLQKLDEKELEAVVAHQICHIRRLDTFAFGVSSTLANSIVGLGQFLDNLLPYNLQFFMPLLSPVGWLIIKFVVGEKSFFENDLMASELLENRGRLGEVLWRMEGLAQTNPLEIPPCTSHLFMVNPEGFKQKNLFLKSHPAIEVRLQKLMGYYPI, from the coding sequence ATGATTAACAACAATACAAAAGTCTGGATCTTCATTCTTACAAGCTGCTTAGCACTTCTTGTCGTCGGTTATCAGTTGGGCGAACGCCTAGGGTTGTTAATCGGATTTCTGCTATCGCTGCTTTTAAACTTCTTCGTTTTCTTTTACGGAGAAAGCCGCGTGCTTGCGAAGCTCAATGCAAGACGTCTGAAAGGCCAAGACTCTTGGGGTTTGATTTCTAAAGTAGAAAAAATTTCGGCAGAGTTGGGAATGCCGGCACCCGCGATCTACATCACTCCGCACACTTCAGCTAACGCCTTCTGCGTGGGTCACTCTTGGAAGCGCGGCTCTTTAGGTTTCACTGCGGGACTTTTACAAAAGCTTGATGAAAAAGAATTAGAAGCCGTGGTGGCCCATCAGATTTGCCACATCCGTCGCTTAGATACTTTTGCTTTTGGTGTCAGCAGCACACTTGCAAATTCCATCGTGGGCTTGGGGCAATTCTTAGACAATCTTCTGCCGTACAATTTGCAGTTTTTCATGCCTTTGCTTTCACCGGTGGGTTGGCTGATTATCAAGTTTGTCGTTGGTGAAAAATCTTTTTTTGAGAATGATTTGATGGCCTCAGAACTTCTTGAAAATCGCGGAAGACTGGGCGAAGTTTTGTGGCGCATGGAAGGTTTGGCGCAGACCAATCCTTTGGAAATTCCACCCTGCACCAGTCACCTTTTCATGGTGAATCCCGAAGGTTTTAAACAAAAGAATTTATTTTTAAAATCCCACCCTGCCATTGAAGTGCGTTTGCAAAAATTGATGGGTTATTACCCCATCTAA
- a CDS encoding ATP-dependent nuclease has product MRLSKLEISNYGPIGSTGCKIKIDNIVVLVGPNNVGKSTILDAYEAFASSGQGIAKEKFFNKEPLSPVIIAGEFSHVTTEDLKTLGDNWKYKDEDGHDSIKVRWIWETPGSSGKKQSWDPKKNDWIDGGVGGWDSLLVSRIPVPLRIKATDGHEKIEEAVVGLLTEAIKTAIKSDAANVGKIVEEINTLTNQLGEQLKEEADKVCNLISSKVENVFPGYRIKLSPGSGKFEAEKVIGTGSYLTITSDKNTGIALANQGSGVQRTFLWSAISALAEEGKLKKGKSVVKADKSRILLIDEPESFLHPPLVRLAREALYSLASVDGWQVMAATHSPVFIDVSKPHTTIVAIKNNAETSAFSVKENTFTDDERENLRIIRSCHPTINEFFFARKVILVEGETEATVFSHLFQDELHRHELVIINCMGKANLVLFAKILNQFGTPYIIMHDTDAPKAIRKKKPIANAMWRENEKIFEIVEHAKTLGVLAEVISSIPDFERAYFDEEISEDKPFFAHKKMTSEEFKKEQGHLKMQKLKEGILKEDTAILTASFSDMEKKLKEWVQKNGYEKEEIWQFS; this is encoded by the coding sequence ATGAGACTTAGTAAGTTGGAAATATCTAATTATGGTCCAATCGGAAGTACTGGATGCAAGATAAAGATCGATAATATTGTGGTTCTAGTCGGACCGAATAACGTGGGGAAATCTACGATATTAGATGCTTATGAGGCTTTTGCATCTTCAGGACAAGGCATAGCTAAAGAAAAATTTTTTAATAAAGAACCCCTTTCTCCAGTGATAATTGCTGGTGAGTTCTCGCACGTTACGACTGAAGATTTAAAAACTCTTGGCGATAACTGGAAATATAAGGATGAGGATGGACATGATAGCATTAAAGTACGGTGGATCTGGGAGACCCCTGGTTCTTCAGGAAAAAAGCAAAGCTGGGACCCCAAAAAAAATGACTGGATTGATGGAGGCGTTGGTGGATGGGATTCACTTTTAGTAAGTAGAATACCTGTTCCTTTGAGGATTAAAGCAACAGATGGTCATGAGAAAATAGAGGAAGCTGTTGTAGGTCTATTAACTGAAGCTATCAAGACTGCCATAAAGTCTGATGCCGCTAATGTTGGTAAGATCGTAGAGGAAATAAATACGTTAACGAACCAACTAGGGGAACAGTTAAAAGAAGAGGCTGATAAAGTATGTAATTTGATTTCTTCCAAAGTAGAAAATGTCTTTCCTGGTTATAGAATTAAATTAAGTCCTGGATCTGGTAAGTTTGAAGCCGAAAAGGTTATTGGAACGGGATCTTACTTAACAATAACGTCTGATAAAAATACAGGAATAGCATTGGCGAATCAGGGAAGTGGAGTTCAGCGTACTTTTCTTTGGTCTGCGATTTCAGCATTGGCCGAAGAGGGAAAATTAAAAAAAGGAAAGAGCGTAGTTAAAGCAGATAAGTCAAGAATTTTACTCATCGACGAACCAGAGTCATTTCTTCACCCGCCGTTAGTAAGACTTGCAAGAGAGGCACTTTATAGCCTTGCTTCGGTGGATGGATGGCAAGTAATGGCTGCAACGCACTCGCCGGTTTTTATCGATGTATCCAAGCCTCATACCACAATTGTTGCTATTAAAAACAATGCTGAAACAAGCGCATTTTCAGTAAAAGAAAATACTTTTACCGATGACGAAAGAGAAAATTTAAGAATTATTCGAAGTTGTCATCCAACGATTAACGAATTCTTTTTCGCAAGAAAAGTAATTCTTGTTGAAGGAGAGACAGAAGCTACTGTCTTTAGTCACCTATTTCAAGATGAACTTCATAGACATGAACTCGTGATAATCAACTGTATGGGAAAAGCAAATTTAGTATTGTTCGCGAAAATCTTAAATCAATTTGGAACTCCATATATAATTATGCACGATACTGACGCGCCTAAAGCAATTAGAAAAAAGAAACCAATTGCCAATGCAATGTGGAGAGAGAATGAGAAAATATTTGAGATAGTTGAACATGCGAAAACGCTGGGTGTTTTGGCCGAAGTAATATCTAGTATTCCAGATTTTGAGAGAGCTTATTTCGATGAGGAGATCTCCGAAGATAAACCTTTTTTCGCACATAAAAAAATGACTTCGGAAGAATTTAAAAAAGAACAAGGCCACTTAAAAATGCAAAAACTTAAAGAAGGAATACTTAAAGAAGACACGGCCATTCTCACAGCTAGCTTTTCTGATATGGAAAAAAAATTAAAGGAATGGGTGCAGAAAAATGGCTATGAAAAAGAAGAAATATGGCAATTTTCCTAA
- a CDS encoding DUF1844 domain-containing protein, translating into MGEKLEASFSVLIMSIASSAVMAMGLAPNPQTGETSKDKNMARFNIDLLLVLQEKTKGNLTGDETKFLENLISDLQMKYVSI; encoded by the coding sequence ATGGGTGAAAAATTAGAAGCCTCTTTTTCCGTTCTTATCATGTCCATTGCCTCTTCAGCCGTGATGGCCATGGGTCTAGCTCCGAACCCGCAAACTGGCGAAACATCCAAAGACAAGAATATGGCTCGCTTTAATATCGACCTTCTTCTGGTGCTTCAAGAAAAGACCAAAGGAAATCTGACTGGCGATGAAACCAAATTTTTGGAAAACTTAATAAGTGATTTGCAAATGAAGTACGTGTCCATCTAA
- a CDS encoding DUF58 domain-containing protein, producing the protein MSLPPEVLKKVKLLEINTRKLVNNLFAGEYHTAFKGQGMTFADFREYVPGDDVRSISWPLTARTGKPYIKTFEEERELTLIIAVDVSGSSDFGTGPYFKGEVMTHMAALLAFSAVKNNDQIGLLLFSDQVEHFVPPKKGRGHVHRLLRDLFYYQPKSHRTKLSQGFSYLQGVLKKRATIFVFSDFMDQGFDQSLRLLGRKHDVVACVVNDAAEYSLPKMGVIEVQDAETGEVLTVDTSSEAFRTQYEEAVQKNKEQRDRLLRLSQVERVDVRSSEDYVNPLVAFFKKRK; encoded by the coding sequence GTGAGTTTACCTCCAGAGGTCTTAAAAAAGGTTAAGCTCTTAGAGATCAACACAAGGAAACTTGTGAACAATCTTTTTGCGGGCGAATATCACACGGCTTTTAAAGGCCAAGGGATGACCTTTGCAGACTTCCGTGAGTACGTCCCGGGCGATGATGTACGCAGTATCTCGTGGCCCCTTACAGCGCGAACGGGAAAACCGTACATCAAAACTTTTGAAGAAGAGCGTGAGTTGACGTTGATCATAGCGGTTGATGTCAGCGGATCGAGTGACTTCGGCACGGGTCCTTACTTTAAAGGCGAAGTGATGACTCATATGGCGGCTCTCTTGGCCTTTTCGGCAGTGAAAAATAACGACCAAATTGGTTTATTGTTATTCAGTGATCAGGTCGAGCACTTTGTGCCACCAAAAAAGGGGCGCGGTCATGTGCACCGCCTGCTTCGCGATTTGTTTTATTATCAACCCAAAAGTCATCGCACGAAACTTTCTCAAGGCTTCAGCTATCTGCAAGGAGTCTTGAAAAAACGCGCGACGATTTTTGTGTTCAGCGATTTTATGGATCAAGGATTTGATCAAAGTTTACGACTTCTAGGTCGAAAGCATGACGTCGTCGCCTGCGTGGTGAACGACGCCGCTGAATACTCGCTTCCCAAAATGGGAGTCATCGAGGTTCAGGATGCAGAAACCGGGGAAGTCCTCACGGTCGACACTTCGTCTGAGGCGTTTCGCACTCAGTATGAAGAAGCTGTTCAAAAAAACAAGGAACAGCGCGATCGCCTGCTGCGTTTGTCGCAGGTGGAACGTGTCGATGTAAGATCCAGCGAAGACTACGTCAATCCGCTGGTGGCGTTTTTTAAGAAGAGAAAATAA
- a CDS encoding AAA family ATPase produces the protein MALNAAIKQESQFIEKMMTEINKVVVGQKEMVEGIMMGLLTGGHILLEGVPGLAKTLTIATVSQSISLDFQRIQFTPDLLPTDLIGTMIFNPKSGEFAPRKGPIFTNIVLADEINRAPAKVQSALLEAMAEKQVTIGEESYKLSNPFLVLATQNPLEQEGTYPLPEAQMDRFMFKINVVYPGKGEELEILNRMGSNEKPVVNPVISKEDLLRASARADQIYVDAKIKNYIVEIIMASRKPGEYGLSRIANLVNVGGSPRATISLYRAAKAHAFIRGRGYVTAEDVKAIAYHVMRHRLILTYEAEAENIKSDDIIKEILSQVEVP, from the coding sequence ATGGCTCTGAATGCTGCCATCAAACAAGAAAGCCAATTTATTGAAAAAATGATGACCGAAATCAACAAGGTCGTTGTCGGACAAAAGGAAATGGTGGAAGGCATCATGATGGGTCTGTTAACTGGTGGACACATCTTGTTAGAAGGTGTCCCTGGTTTGGCGAAAACTCTGACGATTGCCACGGTATCTCAATCAATCTCTTTGGATTTCCAAAGAATTCAGTTCACTCCGGATCTATTGCCGACGGATTTGATCGGTACGATGATCTTCAATCCGAAATCGGGAGAATTTGCTCCTCGTAAAGGGCCTATCTTCACAAACATCGTTTTGGCCGACGAGATCAATCGTGCGCCCGCAAAAGTGCAATCAGCGCTTCTTGAAGCCATGGCCGAAAAACAAGTCACGATCGGTGAAGAGTCGTACAAACTTTCTAATCCATTCTTGGTTCTTGCGACCCAAAATCCGCTAGAGCAAGAGGGAACTTATCCTCTTCCAGAAGCTCAGATGGACCGTTTCATGTTTAAGATCAACGTCGTTTACCCAGGTAAGGGCGAAGAGCTTGAGATCTTAAACCGCATGGGTTCTAACGAAAAACCTGTCGTGAATCCGGTGATTTCAAAAGAAGATCTTTTAAGAGCTTCTGCACGTGCTGACCAAATTTACGTCGACGCAAAAATTAAAAACTACATCGTAGAAATCATCATGGCTTCACGTAAGCCGGGTGAATACGGTTTGAGTCGTATTGCCAACTTAGTCAACGTCGGCGGTTCGCCGCGTGCGACGATCAGTCTGTATCGTGCAGCGAAGGCACATGCGTTTATTCGCGGTCGCGGCTATGTGACGGCGGAAGACGTGAAGGCGATTGCTTATCACGTGATGAGACATCGTTTGATTCTGACTTATGAAGCGGAAGCGGAAAATATCAAGTCGGACGACATCATCAAAGAAATCCTAAGCCAGGTTGAGGTTCCCTAG
- a CDS encoding trypsin-like peptidase domain-containing protein: MKKFLVLLLAVSMVAPVTEAQTVLPKDAPKLKLSDPLPGNLFVELAKAVNPAVVNISTTALPKNMPGRRDPMLDMLEQLYGFRMQQPQQQQRPQQMGLGTGFIIREDGLIITNNHVIAGADVINVQLSEKSKDVYEATLIGSDERTDIALIKITPKAGEKLPYAVLGSSKDVEVGEWVAAFGNPFGHGHSMTKGIVSSKGRDITEINKIPLIQTDASINPGNSGGPLVNTKGQVIGVNSAIDARAQGIGFAIPIDEVKSILPILETKGRIARGYIGAALGDLDPDAAEYLGLGDVRGAVITNMDPKGPAFKSGMKTYDIVTEFNGKTIRNSLDLMDAVADSPIGKPAKAKVIRNNKEMSLSVSVAERAEDKRIVKAQAKTYEGQKAPFNLGFSVMDPTPELRTEWGLPSDMKQPVVIETERSSAASRGGLRVGDVVLDVNKKPVDNTKDVLKHLKKGDNTLRIARNTRIQIINITAN; this comes from the coding sequence ATGAAGAAGTTCTTAGTGTTGCTTCTTGCGGTGTCCATGGTTGCACCAGTGACTGAAGCACAAACAGTTTTACCAAAAGACGCACCGAAATTAAAACTCAGCGATCCTCTTCCGGGAAATCTTTTTGTTGAGTTGGCAAAAGCCGTAAATCCTGCGGTCGTAAATATCTCGACCACCGCTTTACCGAAAAACATGCCAGGCCGTCGCGATCCGATGTTAGATATGTTGGAACAGCTTTATGGCTTCCGCATGCAACAACCTCAACAACAACAGCGTCCGCAACAAATGGGCTTGGGAACAGGCTTCATCATTCGTGAAGACGGTTTGATCATCACCAACAATCACGTGATCGCAGGTGCTGACGTTATCAACGTTCAGCTGAGCGAAAAATCAAAAGACGTCTATGAAGCGACTTTGATTGGAAGCGATGAAAGAACAGATATCGCGCTTATCAAAATCACTCCGAAAGCCGGTGAAAAACTTCCTTACGCTGTGCTTGGCTCTTCGAAAGATGTCGAAGTCGGCGAATGGGTGGCCGCTTTCGGGAATCCATTTGGTCACGGCCACTCGATGACAAAAGGTATTGTCTCTTCAAAAGGTCGCGACATCACAGAGATCAATAAGATTCCTTTGATTCAAACCGATGCCAGCATCAACCCGGGGAACTCAGGCGGTCCGCTTGTGAATACAAAAGGGCAAGTGATCGGCGTGAACTCGGCAATTGATGCCCGTGCGCAAGGTATCGGCTTTGCGATTCCTATCGATGAAGTTAAATCCATTCTTCCTATTCTTGAAACAAAAGGGAGGATTGCGAGAGGTTACATCGGTGCCGCGTTGGGCGATTTGGATCCTGATGCTGCTGAGTACTTGGGCCTTGGCGATGTTCGTGGTGCGGTTATCACCAACATGGATCCGAAAGGACCTGCTTTCAAATCAGGAATGAAAACTTACGACATCGTGACAGAGTTCAACGGTAAAACCATCCGCAACTCTTTAGACTTGATGGATGCCGTGGCTGATTCTCCGATTGGCAAACCCGCTAAAGCTAAAGTCATTCGCAATAACAAAGAAATGTCATTGTCCGTGAGCGTGGCAGAGCGTGCCGAAGACAAACGCATCGTCAAAGCACAGGCGAAAACTTACGAAGGTCAAAAAGCTCCATTTAATTTAGGATTCTCTGTGATGGATCCAACTCCAGAACTAAGAACAGAATGGGGTCTTCCTTCCGACATGAAGCAACCTGTAGTAATTGAAACCGAGCGCTCAAGTGCTGCTTCCCGCGGCGGCCTGCGCGTCGGCGACGTAGTTCTAGATGTGAACAAAAAGCCTGTGGACAACACCAAAGATGTCCTCAAACACCTCAAAAAAGGCGACAACACCCTCAGAATCGCCCGCAACACCCGCATCCAAATCATCAACATCACCGCCAACTAA